GGCCAGCCAGTCGGCGTTGCCGGTCTTGCCGCTCAGGCGGAACTCCTGCTGCCAGCTGCGGTTGCCCTCGACATTGGTGGTGCTGAGGTAGGTGGCGGGGTTGTTGGTGCCGTCGTTGTCCTGGCGGTTGCGCGAATCGAAGCGGCGGTAGGCGGTGGTCGAGCTGAACTCGGCCCAGGGCAGCGCATGCTCGATGCGCAGGGTCAGGCCGTCGAAGTCGCGCCGCTCCTTGGCGTCCGGCACATCGTTGAGCAGCGGCGCGCGGCGCGGGTCGACGAAGCGGGCCGGATCGGCCGGGTAGGGCAGGGGCGTGCCGGCCGGCACCGCGGGCAGCAGGCCATGCGCCGGGCGGGCGCGCTGGTCCAGCTTCTCATGCTCGTAGCTCAGCACGGCCTTGGTGTCCTCGCTGGCCTGCCAGCGCAGTGCCAGGCGCGCACCCCAGGCGTTCTCGCCACCGAAGCGCAGGCCGCTGGCGGCGTCGCGCAGATCGCCGTCGCTCTTGTGCGAGACCAGACTGGCGCGCAAGGCCAGGCTCTCGGTGAGCGGTTGGTTCAGCAGCGCCTCGACATGGCGCAGGCCGTTCTCGCCCAGGCGCGCGAGGCCGCTGCCGCTGCGGCGGAACTCCGGCTCGTTGGTGACGACCGAGATCGCGCCGCCGGCGCTGTTGCGGCCGAACAGGGTGCCCTGCGGGCCCTTCAGTACCTCGATGCGCTTCAGGTCGTTGAAGTTCAGCAGCGCGCCGCCGGTCTTGCCGGTGTAGACGCCGTCCACATAGATGCCGACCGGCGAGTCGGTGCCGATGCCGAAGTCCGCGGTGCCGATGCCGCGCAGCGACATGCGCGGCTGGGTCGGCTGATTGGCGTCGATCTCCAGGCCCGGGATATGGGCGTTGATCTCGCCGAGGTTGCTGGCGCCGAGCTTGCGCACCTGATCCGCGCCCAGCACCTGGATCGCGATCGGCACGCTCTGCAGCTGCTGGGTGCGGCCCTGGCCGGAGACGACGACGGTCTCCAGCTGCTGGGCCGCGCTGGCGGCGGGATCCGGTGGTGGCGGCGCCGCCTGCTGGGCATTCGCGCCGGCGCCCAGCAGGCTCAGCACGGCCAGCGTGGCGGCCGAGTGCGCGAAGCGCGTCGTGGAAGAGGAACGGGGCCAGGGCTTGCGTGGCGTCGTCGGCATCGTGAGGTCTCCATCCTGAGTCGTGATGTGAGGATCATTCGATCGGCCTTCGGCTGCGGCGGCACTGCTTGTCGCGCCAAATGTAGCGATGACTATATTTATTCGATCCGAGTCCCAGCCCAGGGGATTCCCGCAGCGATGCCCGCGCGCAACGGGCGGTAAGGGCCGATAAGGGGCGGCTAGACTGCGGCCATGAATTCAGCCGCCGCCCCCGTGCTGCCCGAGCTGGCGCTGAAGAAGGCGCCGACCCAGCCGCGCGCGATCGAGACCTACGAGCGCATCCTGGCGGCCTGTGCCGAGCTGCTGGGCGAGGTGGGCATCGAGCGGTTGTCGACCAATCTGGTGTGCCAGCGCGTCGGCATCTCGCCGCCGGCGCTCTACCAGTACTTCCCGAACAAGTACGCGCTGCTGCACGAGCTGGGCATGCGCCTGATGCTGGTGCAGAACGCGCTGCTGGAGCCCTGGGCCACGCCGGCGACGATGGCGCTGCCGGAGAAGCGCTTCGCGGCCAGCGTGGCGGACATCTTCTTGCAGACGGTGGCCCTGACCCGCGAGGTGCCGGCCGGCGTCTGGGTGACGCGCGCGCTGCGCGCCGTGCCCTCGCTGCAGCATGTGCGCAACCGCTCGCATGACCAGGTCACCGAGCTGCTGCTGGGCGCCTTCATGGGCGCGCATCCGGCCGCCGACCTGCTGCGCGCGCGGCTGAGCATCCGGCTCTCGATCGACGCGCTCTACGCGGCGCAGGAGCTGCTGTTCGACGATCCGCAGCAGGACGCGCAAGCGGTGGCGCAGACCATGGCCGAGATGGTGGCCGGGCAGCTGATGCGGCTGCGTCGCCGCGCCGCCGCTTAAGGCTTCAGAAACCCCAGGCGAAGGGGTCCTCGGGCTGGAACACCAGGGTGGCGTCCAGGTTCACATGGGCGCGGCCGCGGATCGTCGGCAGGATGCTGCCGTTCTCGCCGGGCTGGTAGCTGGCTTCGAAGACGCTGCCGATCACGCTTTCCTGCCGCCAGAGCTGGCCGGGCGCGAGCTTGCCATCCGCGGCCAGGCAGGCCAGCTTGGCGCTGGTGCCGGTGCCGCAGGGGCTGCGGTCGTAGGCCTTGCCGGGGCAGAGCACGAAGTTGCGGCCCTGGTGGGCGGGATCCTGCGGCGGGCCCAGCAGCTCGATATGGTCGATCTCGGCGCCGTCGGCACCGCGGATGCCCTGCTCGCGCAGCGCCTGGCGCAGCGCCCAGGACAGCTCGGTCAGCGGCTCGATCCGGTCCGGCGCCAGCGCCAGGCCATGGTCCTCGCAGAGGAAAAACCAGTTGCCGCCCCAGGCCACGTCGCCATGCAGGGTGCGCCCGCCCAGCCGCACCGGCACGCGGCGCGCCAGGCGGTAGGCCGGCACATTGGCGATCGCGACGCTGCCGTCCTCGAACAGGGTGGCTGCTATGCGGCCGACCGGCGTGTCGATGCGGTGCGCGCCGGGCCGGATGCGGCCCAGGTAGGCCAGGGTCGCGATCAGGCCGATGCTGCCATGGCCGCACATGCCGAGATAGCCGACGTTGTTGAAGAAGATCACGCCGGCCACGGCCTCCGGCGCCTCCGGCTCGCACAGCAGGGCGCCGACGATCACGTCGGAGCCGCGAGGCTCGTTGACAAGCGCGCGGCGCCAGGCGTCATGCTCGTCGCGCAGGCGCCGCAGCCGCTCGGCCATGGGGCCGCCGCCCAGGGCCGGACCGCCGCTGACGATCACGCGGGTCGGCTCGCCGCCGGTGTGGGAGTCGATGATGCGGGTCGTCACGTTGGTCCTATTCGATCACCGCCTGGGCGAACTGGCGCAGATAGTCCATCAGCGCATCGCTGGCCGCCGCGGCGCGCTCGCCGTCGCCGGCGGCGATGGCCTCGGCCAGTTGCAGATGGCGCTGCGCGCCCTGGCGGATGTCGCCCTGGTGCCGGTAGGCATACCAGAAGCGCCGGCACTGGATCACCATCGGCGCGATCGCGGCCACCGCGAAGGGGCTGCGGCAGGCGGCATGGTTGACCCGGTCCAGCGCCTGGTCGGCCTCCATATAGCCGGCCAGGTCCTCGCGCTCGCCGGCCGCGACCATGCTGCGCGCCTGGGCCAGCAGGGCCTCGCGCTGGTCCGGCGTGGCACGGCGGGCCGAGGTGGCGGCGATCAGGCGCTCCAGCACGCGGCGCGCCTCGATCAGGTCCAGGTGCTCGGCCAGCATCAGGTCGCCGACGCGCAGGCCGCGGCGCGGCAGCTGCACGATCAGGCCGTTCGAGACCAGGCGCATCAGCGCCTCGCGGGTCGGGGTGCGCCCCAGGCCGGTGCGTTCGATCAGCTCGGACTCGACGATCGGGGCGCCGGGCTTGAGCTGCAGGGTGGCGATCATGGTTTCCAGGGCGTCATAGGCCTGGTCGGCCACGCGGCGCTTGGGGTCGCTGGGTTCGGTCATGCCGCCATCATCGCAGGGCGGCCCATTGGGCCTTCCCTGTTTATCTTGTTAATATATTTGCAGAATATTTTTTGAAATCCCACCTGTCAACCCCATCTGGGCCGGCGTGGCGTGCCGAGGCGGCGCTGCTGAACGGTGGCGAGGGGCCGCCGATCCTCCCGCAGGGCGGGCGCAGGGCCGCGGCCGGCGCCCTGGAGGCACATACAATCCGACGTTCTTCCGCCCGTCGCTGGGCGGCTTTCATCAAAGGATACCGACGTGTTTATTTCCAACGCTTTTGCCCAGGCCGCGCCGGCCGCCACCGGCGGCACCGAGTCCAGCCTGCTGAGCATGCTGCCGCTGGTGCTGATGTTCGTGGTGCTGTACTTCGTGATGATCCGGCCGCAGATGAAGCGCCAGAAGGAGCACAAGGCCATGATCGAAGCGCTGGCCAAGGGCGACGAGATCGTCACCGCCGGCGGCCTGCTGGGCAAGGTGGCCAAGCTCGGCGAGAGCTTCGTGACTCTGGAAGTGGCCTCCGGCGTGGAGATCCAGGTGCAGCGCTCGGCCGTGGTGCAGGTGCTGCCCAAGGGCACGGTCGCCAAGTAAGCGGCGGCCGCCGCTCGCTCCACCGAGACCCCGGGCGCGTCGCCGCGCCCCCTTCGCCCGGCGCCATGTCCCATGGTGCCGGGTTTGTTTCAGGCGCAGGCCTCAGAGGATGTCCTCATGAACCGTTACCCGCTGTGGAAGTACGCGATGCTGATCGTCGCGCTGCTGATCGGCACCATCTACACGCTGCCCAATTTCTTCGGTGAAGCCCCGGCCGTCCAGGTCTCGAGCGGCAAGGTCACCGTCAAGGTGGACAGCGCCATGGTGGGCCGGGTCGAGCAGGCGCTGAAGACGGCCGAGATCAAGGCCGACTTCGTGCAGTTCGACGGCAGCTCGGTGAAGGCGCGTTTCGCCGACACCGACACGCAGATGAAGGCCAAGGACGTGATCGCCAAGGCGGTCAATGCCGATCCGGCCGATCCGAGCTACATCGTGGCGCTGAACCTGCTGTCGCGCTCGCCGCAATGGCTGGCCAAGCTCTATGCCTTCCCGATGTACCTGGGCCTGGACCTGCGCGGTGGCGTGCATTTCCTGATGCAGGTCGACATGAAGGCGGCGCTGACCAAGAAGGCCGAGGCGCTGACCGGGGACGTGCGCAGCCTGCTGCGCGACAAGAACATCCGCCATGCCGGCATCAGCCGGGATGGCAACAGCGTGGTGGTCGCCTTCCGCGACGTCGAGGCGCGCGAGAGCGCGCGCCGCCTGCTGACCGATTCGATGGCGGACGTGCAATGGCTGCCGGGCAGCGGCGCCGAGCCGAGCCTGGTCGGCAGCCTGAAGCCGCAGTCGCTGGTGGCGGTGCAGGAAGCGGCGCTGAAGCAGAACATCACCACCCTGCACAACCGCGTCAACGAGCTGGGCACGACCGAGCCGGTGATCCAGCAGTCGGGCCTGGACCGCATCGTCGTGCAACTGCCCGGCGTGCAGGACACGGCCCGCGCCAAGGACATCATCGGCCGCACCGCGACGCTGGAGCTGCGCATGGTGGACGACAGCACCGAGGCCCAGGCCGCGCTGTCGGGCGCCGCCCCGGTGCCCTTCGGCACCGAGCGCTACATGGACCGCGGCTTCGGCCCGATCATCGTCAAGCGCCAGGTGGTGCTGACCGGTGACAACCTGAACGACGCGCAGGCCGGTTTCGACGAGAACCACAACCCCTCCGTCAACCTGACCGTGGACGCCAAGGGCGCCCGCATCATGAAGGAGGTCTCGCGCGAGAACATCGGCAAGCGCATGGCCATCATCCTGTTCGAGAAGGGCAAGGGCGAGGTCGTGACCGCGCCGCGCATCAACTCGGAACTGGGCAACCGCTTCCAGATCACCGGTGCGATGAGCACGCAGGAAGCCAACGACACCGCGCTGCTGCTGCGCGCCGGTTCGCTGGCCGCGCCGATGGAGATCATCGAGGAACGCACGATCGGCCCGAGTCTGGGCGCCGAGAACATCGCCAAGGGCATCGCCTCGGTGACCTGGGGCTTTGTCGCCGTGGCGATCTTCATGTGCATCTACTACATGCTGTTCGGCCTGTTCTCCTCGCTGGCGCTGGGCTTCAACCTGCTGCTGCTGATGGCCCTGCTGTCGATGCTGCAGGCCACGATGAGCCTGCCCGGCATCGCCGCGATGGCGCTGGCGCTGGGCATGGCGATCGACTCGAACGTGCTGATCAACGAGCGCATCCGCGAGGAGCTGCGCAACGGCGCCAGCCCGCAGGCGGCGATCCACGCCGGCTACGAGCGCGCCTTCGCGACCATCCTGGACTCCAACGTGACCACGCTGATCGCCGGCGTCGCGCTGCTGGCCTTCGGTTCGGGCCCGATCAAGGGCTTCGCGGTGGTGCATTGCCTGGGCATCCTGACCTCGCTGTTCTCGTCGGTCGTGTTCTCGCGCGCGCTGGTGAATCTGTGGTACGGCCGCCAGAAGAAGCTGAAGTCGCTGGCGATCGGCCAGGTCTGGAGGCCCGAGCCCGAGGCCGACGTGCCCGGCAAGGCCTGAGGAGGATCAAGAGTCATGGAACTGTTCCGCATCAAACGGGATATCCCGTTCATGAAGCACGCGTTGATCTTCAACGCGATCTCGTTTCTCACCTTCGCCGTGGCCGTGTTCTTCCTGGTCACGCGCGGCCTGCATTTCTCGATCGAGTTCACCGGCGGTACGGTGATCGAGGTCGAGACCCCGGCCGCGGCCGACACCGAGAAGATCCGCCATACCGTCGAGAAGATGGGCTTCGGCGAGATCCAGGTGCAGAACTTCGGCAGCTCGCGCGACGTGATGATCCGCCTGCCGGTGCGCGAGGGCGAGAAGCAGACCGAGGTGGTCGACAAGGTGTTCGCCGCGCTGTGCACGGCCGAATCCGGCACCGTCAGCCGCCACCAGCAGATCACCGACAAGGGCGAGTCGATCAGCAAGCAGATCTGCAACAGCAGCGCCGCCGACGGCTCGAAGGTCGAACCGATCAAGCTCTCGCGCTCCGAGGTGGTCGGCCCCGCGGTCGGCGCGGAGCTGGCCTGGGACGCCGCCAAGGCCTTGGGCTTCACGATCCTGGGCATCGTGATCTACCTGGCGATCCGCTTCGAGTGGAAATTCGGCGTGGCCGGCATCATCGCCAACCTGCACGACATCGTCATCATCCTGGGCTTCTTCGCCTACTTCCAGTGGGAGTTCTCGCTGGCGGTGCTGGCGGCCGTGCTGGCGGTGCTGGGCTATTCGGTCAATGAGTCGGTGGTGATCTTCGACCGGGTGCGCGAGGCCTTCCGCAAGTACCGCAAGCTC
This genomic stretch from Roseateles sp. DAIF2 harbors:
- a CDS encoding TetR/AcrR family transcriptional regulator, whose amino-acid sequence is MNSAAAPVLPELALKKAPTQPRAIETYERILAACAELLGEVGIERLSTNLVCQRVGISPPALYQYFPNKYALLHELGMRLMLVQNALLEPWATPATMALPEKRFAASVADIFLQTVALTREVPAGVWVTRALRAVPSLQHVRNRSHDQVTELLLGAFMGAHPAADLLRARLSIRLSIDALYAAQELLFDDPQQDAQAVAQTMAEMVAGQLMRLRRRAAA
- a CDS encoding 4-hydroxyproline epimerase, which gives rise to MTTRIIDSHTGGEPTRVIVSGGPALGGGPMAERLRRLRDEHDAWRRALVNEPRGSDVIVGALLCEPEAPEAVAGVIFFNNVGYLGMCGHGSIGLIATLAYLGRIRPGAHRIDTPVGRIAATLFEDGSVAIANVPAYRLARRVPVRLGGRTLHGDVAWGGNWFFLCEDHGLALAPDRIEPLTELSWALRQALREQGIRGADGAEIDHIELLGPPQDPAHQGRNFVLCPGKAYDRSPCGTGTSAKLACLAADGKLAPGQLWRQESVIGSVFEASYQPGENGSILPTIRGRAHVNLDATLVFQPEDPFAWGF
- a CDS encoding GntR family transcriptional regulator, which codes for MTEPSDPKRRVADQAYDALETMIATLQLKPGAPIVESELIERTGLGRTPTREALMRLVSNGLIVQLPRRGLRVGDLMLAEHLDLIEARRVLERLIAATSARRATPDQREALLAQARSMVAAGEREDLAGYMEADQALDRVNHAACRSPFAVAAIAPMVIQCRRFWYAYRHQGDIRQGAQRHLQLAEAIAAGDGERAAAASDALMDYLRQFAQAVIE
- the yajC gene encoding preprotein translocase subunit YajC, producing MFISNAFAQAAPAATGGTESSLLSMLPLVLMFVVLYFVMIRPQMKRQKEHKAMIEALAKGDEIVTAGGLLGKVAKLGESFVTLEVASGVEIQVQRSAVVQVLPKGTVAK
- the secD gene encoding protein translocase subunit SecD, whose product is MNRYPLWKYAMLIVALLIGTIYTLPNFFGEAPAVQVSSGKVTVKVDSAMVGRVEQALKTAEIKADFVQFDGSSVKARFADTDTQMKAKDVIAKAVNADPADPSYIVALNLLSRSPQWLAKLYAFPMYLGLDLRGGVHFLMQVDMKAALTKKAEALTGDVRSLLRDKNIRHAGISRDGNSVVVAFRDVEARESARRLLTDSMADVQWLPGSGAEPSLVGSLKPQSLVAVQEAALKQNITTLHNRVNELGTTEPVIQQSGLDRIVVQLPGVQDTARAKDIIGRTATLELRMVDDSTEAQAALSGAAPVPFGTERYMDRGFGPIIVKRQVVLTGDNLNDAQAGFDENHNPSVNLTVDAKGARIMKEVSRENIGKRMAIILFEKGKGEVVTAPRINSELGNRFQITGAMSTQEANDTALLLRAGSLAAPMEIIEERTIGPSLGAENIAKGIASVTWGFVAVAIFMCIYYMLFGLFSSLALGFNLLLLMALLSMLQATMSLPGIAAMALALGMAIDSNVLINERIREELRNGASPQAAIHAGYERAFATILDSNVTTLIAGVALLAFGSGPIKGFAVVHCLGILTSLFSSVVFSRALVNLWYGRQKKLKSLAIGQVWRPEPEADVPGKA
- the secF gene encoding protein translocase subunit SecF translates to MELFRIKRDIPFMKHALIFNAISFLTFAVAVFFLVTRGLHFSIEFTGGTVIEVETPAAADTEKIRHTVEKMGFGEIQVQNFGSSRDVMIRLPVREGEKQTEVVDKVFAALCTAESGTVSRHQQITDKGESISKQICNSSAADGSKVEPIKLSRSEVVGPAVGAELAWDAAKALGFTILGIVIYLAIRFEWKFGVAGIIANLHDIVIILGFFAYFQWEFSLAVLAAVLAVLGYSVNESVVIFDRVREAFRKYRKLNTHEVIDHAITSTMSRTIITHGSTQLVVLSMLIFGGPTLHYFAMALTIGICFGIYSSVFVAAALAMWLGVKREDLIKGPANKEDPDDPNAGAVV